A genomic region of Acidimicrobiia bacterium contains the following coding sequences:
- the metK gene encoding methionine adenosyltransferase: MIFTSESVTEGHPDKLADQISDAILDSVLLDDPYSRVACETLLATNLAVIAGEITTTSKVDIQNKVREVIKNVGYDHEGVGFDGNTCKIILSYVEQSNEIGSSVSHSLETRSGNSKEIYEQIGAGDQGLMFGFACDETPDLMPLPIWLAHKVAKQLSDVRKNGVINYLRPDGKCQISVNYEGDKAASIPTIVVSSQHDPGIEIEELKSDIIKHVIRPVVPENFDLSETRFLINPSGSFVYGGPHTDTGLTGRKIIVDTYGGMARHGGGAFSGKDATKVDRSGAYAARAIAKSVVAAGLAKRCEIQVAYAIGVARPVSIFIEAFNTNNVDLDQLNEAIQETFDLRPGAIIDNFDLRKPRYLNTAAYGHFGRSEDHFTWEQVDKYVEQLKNRFNL, translated from the coding sequence ATGATTTTTACTTCCGAGTCAGTAACTGAAGGCCATCCTGATAAGTTAGCTGACCAAATTAGCGATGCGATATTGGATTCAGTATTATTAGACGATCCTTATAGCCGGGTAGCATGTGAAACGCTTTTGGCAACGAATCTTGCTGTAATTGCTGGAGAAATAACTACAACTTCCAAAGTTGATATTCAAAACAAGGTCCGAGAAGTTATTAAGAATGTTGGTTATGACCACGAAGGTGTTGGTTTTGACGGCAATACTTGTAAAATCATTTTATCTTATGTGGAACAATCGAATGAAATCGGTTCTTCAGTAAGTCATTCTTTGGAAACACGCAGTGGCAATAGTAAAGAGATTTATGAACAGATTGGAGCAGGGGATCAAGGTTTAATGTTTGGTTTCGCGTGCGATGAGACACCGGATTTAATGCCACTTCCAATTTGGCTTGCACATAAAGTTGCTAAACAGTTAAGTGATGTTAGAAAAAATGGTGTTATAAACTATTTGCGTCCCGACGGAAAATGTCAAATAAGTGTGAATTATGAAGGGGATAAAGCAGCAAGTATTCCAACAATTGTTGTCTCTTCCCAACACGATCCGGGTATTGAAATCGAAGAATTAAAAAGCGATATTATAAAACATGTAATTCGACCAGTGGTACCCGAAAATTTTGATCTTTCTGAAACCAGATTTTTAATTAACCCTTCAGGTTCATTCGTCTATGGAGGTCCACACACCGATACTGGTTTAACAGGTAGAAAAATTATTGTTGATACTTATGGTGGTATGGCTCGACATGGTGGAGGCGCATTTTCAGGTAAAGATGCTACAAAGGTAGACCGTTCAGGAGCTTATGCTGCAAGAGCCATTGCAAAATCAGTTGTTGCTGCTGGTTTGGCGAAACGCTGTGAGATACAAGTTGCATATGCTATTGGTGTTGCGAGACCTGTGAGTATATTCATTGAAGCTTTCAATACCAATAATGTTGATTTAGATCAGTTAAACGAAGCAATTCAAGAGACCTTTGACTTACGCCCTGGCGCAATTATAGATAATTTCGATTTACGAAAACCACGCTATTTAAATACTGCAGCTTATGGTCATTTTGGTAGAAGTGAAGATCACTTTACTTGGGAACAAGTTGATAAATATGTTGAGCAGCTAAAAAATCGTTTCAACCTATAG